A single genomic interval of Falsiruegeria litorea R37 harbors:
- the tsaE gene encoding tRNA (adenosine(37)-N6)-threonylcarbamoyltransferase complex ATPase subunit type 1 TsaE, whose product MTRLPLSIDLITPEKTAELAEFLALHLRPGDCILLFGEIGSGKTFFARNLIQSLLDHPEDVPSPTFTLVQVYETSVGEIWHSDLYRLTSIDEVEELGLIEAFETSICLIEWPEKLDDLAPQDALSLHFTADPEHDTRRALTLNWNDPKWDTRLDPLK is encoded by the coding sequence ATGACCCGTCTGCCTCTTTCCATCGACCTGATCACGCCGGAAAAGACGGCCGAATTGGCCGAGTTTCTTGCTTTGCACCTGCGTCCGGGTGATTGCATTCTGCTGTTTGGAGAGATTGGCAGCGGCAAGACATTCTTTGCCCGCAACCTGATCCAATCCCTGCTCGACCACCCCGAAGATGTCCCCTCACCTACGTTCACGCTGGTGCAGGTCTATGAAACATCCGTCGGGGAAATCTGGCATTCGGACCTGTATCGCCTGACATCGATCGACGAAGTCGAGGAATTGGGCCTGATCGAAGCGTTTGAGACATCCATCTGCCTTATTGAATGGCCCGAAAAACTGGATGATCTAGCGCCACAAGATGCCCTTTCGCTACATTTCACGGCCGATCCCGAACACGACACGCGACGGGCTCTCACCCTCAACTGGAACGATCCCAAATGGGACACACGCCTGGACCCTCTGAAATGA
- a CDS encoding aminoglycoside phosphotransferase family protein — protein sequence MTNRAVVSEAIIARTKWAGVTPAPLAGDASNRIYHRLTDPASKDTAVLMDADPEKGEDVRPFVRVANYLRDLGLSAPEILAEDEDFGFLLLEDLGDGLFARVMADQPELERPLYEAATDVLIHLHKSPVLDLDSYGPRMMTQRATMAFSHYATGITGADQTDVQDRFSKLFQDVLLDTTGGPKVVVLRDYHAENLIWLPDRLGLARVGLLDFQDAMLGHPAYDLMSMLQDIRRTVPAGIEMTMINRYLQATGVDEHAFRQAYAVLSVQRNLRILGVFARLAVERGKPSYVDLMPATWDHLVRGLNHPALASVSDLILKTLPKPTPANLQKLKDR from the coding sequence ATGACCAATCGAGCTGTCGTCAGCGAAGCCATCATCGCAAGAACCAAATGGGCGGGCGTCACCCCTGCACCGCTTGCCGGAGACGCATCGAACCGGATTTATCACCGGTTGACCGACCCCGCATCGAAAGACACTGCCGTCCTGATGGACGCCGACCCAGAAAAGGGCGAAGACGTCCGACCCTTTGTTCGCGTCGCCAACTACTTGCGCGACCTAGGCCTTAGCGCGCCCGAGATCTTGGCCGAAGACGAGGATTTTGGATTTCTGTTGCTCGAGGATCTGGGAGACGGCCTGTTTGCCCGTGTGATGGCCGATCAACCCGAATTGGAGCGGCCCCTGTACGAGGCCGCGACCGATGTGCTGATCCACCTGCACAAATCGCCCGTGCTGGATCTGGACAGCTACGGCCCGCGCATGATGACCCAGCGCGCAACAATGGCGTTCTCGCACTATGCGACCGGGATAACCGGCGCCGATCAGACCGACGTTCAAGACCGGTTCAGCAAACTGTTCCAGGACGTCCTTCTGGACACAACCGGCGGACCAAAGGTTGTCGTCTTGCGCGACTATCACGCCGAAAATCTGATTTGGCTACCTGATCGCTTGGGGCTGGCGCGTGTTGGGCTACTCGATTTTCAAGACGCCATGCTGGGTCATCCGGCCTATGATCTGATGTCGATGCTGCAAGATATCCGCCGCACCGTTCCTGCGGGGATCGAGATGACAATGATCAACCGCTACCTGCAAGCGACCGGCGTGGACGAACACGCGTTTCGCCAAGCCTATGCCGTGCTGAGCGTACAGCGCAACTTGCGCATCCTGGGCGTCTTTGCCCGCCTCGCCGTTGAGCGCGGCAAGCCGTCGTATGTTGATCTGATGCCCGCCACATGGGACCATCTGGTGCGCGGCCTCAATCACCCAGCCCTGGCATCGGTGTCGGACCTGATCCTGAAAACGCTGCCCAAGCCGACCCCGGCCAACCTGCAAAAGTTGAAGGACAGATGA
- a CDS encoding nucleotidyltransferase family protein, producing the protein MTRSPHAAMLFAAGFGTRMKHLTKDRPKPMIPVAGRPLIDHTIDLARDAGVETLVANLHYLPELLADHLSPQGVKLSWELPDILETGGGLKAALPMLGNDPVITMNTDAIWSGPNPVSLLLQAWNPDRMDALLMCVPTSQTLGHSGGGDFALDADGRLSRGGSLTYGGIQILKTDLLDSIEQRVFSLNLLWDRMHEQGRLCGLSFPGRWCDVGHPNGIALAESLINDV; encoded by the coding sequence ATGACCCGATCACCCCACGCTGCCATGCTCTTTGCCGCGGGTTTCGGCACGCGGATGAAGCATCTGACAAAGGATCGCCCCAAGCCGATGATCCCGGTGGCAGGGCGCCCACTGATCGACCACACCATCGACCTGGCGCGCGATGCAGGTGTCGAGACACTGGTGGCAAACCTGCATTACCTGCCCGAACTGCTGGCGGACCACCTATCCCCCCAAGGCGTGAAACTATCGTGGGAGCTGCCAGACATCCTGGAAACCGGGGGTGGGTTGAAGGCCGCGTTGCCCATGTTAGGGAATGATCCGGTCATCACCATGAACACCGATGCCATCTGGTCCGGGCCAAACCCGGTAAGCCTGCTGTTGCAGGCCTGGAACCCGGACAGGATGGATGCGTTGCTGATGTGCGTGCCGACCTCACAAACCCTGGGCCATTCCGGGGGTGGAGACTTCGCGCTTGACGCGGACGGCAGGCTGTCTCGCGGTGGGTCGCTGACCTATGGCGGGATTCAGATCCTGAAAACCGATCTGCTGGACAGCATCGAGCAGCGCGTCTTTTCGCTCAACTTGCTGTGGGATCGGATGCATGAGCAGGGCCGCCTGTGCGGGCTAAGTTTCCCGGGCCGGTGGTGCGACGTGGGTCACCCCAACGGGATCGCCTTGGCCGAAAGCCTGATCAACGATGTTTGA
- the addB gene encoding double-strand break repair protein AddB has protein sequence MFEPSAKPHVFAEAPGVDFPAALVEGLHARAKAHPPEALARVQLVVNTRRMARRIRDLFDAGPPCLLPQISMITDLGETQDLSRLPPAVPPLRRRLELTQLISRLLDQQPDLAARSSLYDLSDSLADLIDEMQGEGVSPQTIRDLDVSDLSGHWARTQQFIAIADQFIGSDELDVQARQRKVVENLIGHWQVAPPRHPIILAGSTGSRGTTLMLMEAIARLPQGALILPGYDFAQPTSVWSGLDDALLSEDHPQYRFRKLMRGLDLSPDAVEPWTGWEPPSPARNRLVSLALRPAPVTDAWMTEGAHLTDLPDATKGFTLVEAPSPRSEALAIALRLRQAAEDGQTAALITPDRMLTRQVSAALDRWSIIPDDSAGLPLQLSPPGRFLRHVAGLFVRRLDGEALLTLLKHPLCHMGGARGDHLRQTRDLELDLRRHGPPFPDVEGFEAFASRRLAGQVEIPPAWLDWLGDCFVDQQVSGELSLTQWVERLRNLAEAISIGSARDCDDILWDKNNGQKALEVFSKLEAEAEHGGDMTARDFADLIGAILADEEVRDRDAPHDHIMIWGTLEARVHGADLLILGGLNEGSWPEAAKPDPWLNRQMRDAAGLLLPERRIGLSAHDFQQAVCAEEVWLTRATRSDDAETVASRWVNRLTNLLSGLPDQGGPEVLKEMKARGQLWLDRADVLEEAPAIPAANRPSPRPPVTARPRRMSVTEIKRLIRDPYAIYAKHVLRLKRLDPLVQAPDALLRGIVVHEVLEKFVAGTLEHPETLTREAFLAQARTLLDELVAWPTARKLWLARIERMADAFLVSEEQRRAIANPIAFEAKLKQRLDPLDFELVGRADRIDQNARGDLYIYDYKTGAPPTAAQQSKFDKQLLIEAAMAEEGGLEGKDPMQVAAAVFIGVGGSFKEVPAPLDKEPPAKVWAELRELIEAYFDQEQGYTARRMLHRDTDIGDYDHLSRFGEWDRTTEATPEDLT, from the coding sequence ATGTTTGAGCCCAGCGCAAAACCCCACGTCTTTGCCGAAGCCCCGGGTGTCGATTTTCCGGCCGCCTTGGTCGAAGGCTTGCATGCTCGGGCAAAAGCACATCCGCCCGAAGCCCTGGCGCGGGTGCAATTGGTGGTCAACACCCGCCGAATGGCACGTCGCATCCGCGATCTGTTTGATGCGGGTCCTCCGTGTCTGCTGCCACAGATCTCGATGATCACCGACCTGGGTGAGACGCAGGATCTATCACGCTTGCCACCTGCCGTCCCGCCCCTGCGCAGACGGCTGGAGCTGACACAGCTGATTTCGCGCCTGTTGGATCAACAACCCGATCTGGCCGCGCGGTCTTCGCTCTATGATCTGTCAGACAGCCTGGCCGATCTGATTGATGAAATGCAGGGTGAAGGTGTGTCACCGCAGACCATCCGAGACCTCGATGTCAGCGACCTCTCAGGCCATTGGGCGCGCACCCAGCAGTTCATCGCCATCGCCGATCAATTCATCGGCTCGGACGAACTGGACGTGCAGGCGCGCCAACGTAAGGTCGTCGAAAACCTGATCGGACACTGGCAAGTTGCACCGCCCCGGCACCCCATCATTCTTGCAGGCTCCACCGGATCGCGCGGCACGACGCTGATGTTGATGGAGGCGATCGCCCGCCTGCCCCAAGGCGCGTTGATCCTGCCGGGATACGACTTTGCCCAACCCACCTCGGTCTGGTCCGGCCTGGACGATGCGCTGTTGTCCGAGGATCATCCACAATACCGGTTCCGCAAGCTGATGCGCGGGCTGGACCTTTCGCCGGACGCTGTCGAACCTTGGACAGGGTGGGAGCCCCCGTCCCCGGCCCGCAACCGGCTGGTTTCGCTGGCCCTGCGCCCTGCGCCCGTCACCGACGCCTGGATGACCGAAGGTGCACATCTGACTGACCTGCCTGACGCAACCAAGGGGTTCACATTGGTCGAGGCCCCCTCGCCCCGGTCTGAGGCTTTGGCCATTGCCCTGCGCCTGCGCCAAGCGGCCGAAGATGGGCAGACCGCGGCGCTGATCACCCCGGACCGGATGTTGACGCGTCAGGTCAGCGCGGCGCTGGACCGGTGGTCGATCATTCCCGACGACAGTGCCGGTCTGCCATTGCAGCTGTCCCCCCCCGGACGTTTCCTGCGCCATGTCGCCGGCCTGTTCGTGCGTCGACTGGATGGCGAGGCGTTATTGACCCTACTCAAACACCCGCTGTGCCACATGGGCGGTGCGCGGGGCGATCACCTGCGCCAGACGCGCGATCTGGAACTCGACTTGCGGCGCCACGGCCCCCCGTTTCCGGACGTCGAAGGGTTCGAAGCCTTTGCGTCGCGCCGTTTGGCCGGTCAGGTTGAGATCCCACCTGCCTGGCTGGACTGGCTGGGCGATTGCTTTGTCGACCAACAAGTCAGCGGCGAGCTGTCCCTGACACAATGGGTCGAGCGCCTGCGCAACCTGGCCGAGGCTATCTCTATCGGCAGCGCACGGGACTGCGACGACATTCTGTGGGACAAGAACAACGGCCAAAAAGCGCTTGAGGTGTTCAGCAAGCTCGAAGCCGAGGCCGAGCATGGCGGCGACATGACTGCCCGCGATTTCGCCGATTTGATCGGTGCCATCCTGGCAGATGAAGAGGTCCGCGACCGCGACGCGCCGCATGATCACATCATGATCTGGGGCACGCTCGAGGCGCGGGTGCATGGTGCCGATCTGTTGATCCTGGGCGGCCTGAACGAAGGCAGCTGGCCCGAAGCGGCCAAGCCAGACCCCTGGCTCAACCGTCAGATGCGGGATGCAGCAGGGCTGCTGCTGCCAGAGCGGCGCATTGGCCTGTCTGCGCATGATTTCCAGCAAGCGGTCTGCGCCGAAGAGGTCTGGCTGACTCGCGCCACACGCTCGGATGATGCAGAAACAGTTGCCTCACGGTGGGTGAACCGTCTGACAAACCTGCTCAGCGGTCTACCGGATCAAGGTGGCCCCGAGGTTCTGAAGGAAATGAAAGCGCGCGGCCAGCTGTGGCTGGATCGCGCCGATGTGCTGGAAGAGGCCCCGGCCATTCCCGCCGCCAACCGCCCCTCGCCGCGCCCGCCGGTGACCGCCCGCCCGCGCCGCATGTCGGTGACCGAGATCAAGCGCCTGATCCGCGACCCTTACGCGATCTATGCCAAACACGTGCTGCGCCTGAAACGGCTGGACCCGCTGGTGCAAGCCCCCGATGCGCTGCTGCGCGGGATCGTGGTACACGAGGTGCTGGAAAAATTCGTCGCAGGTACACTGGAACACCCCGAAACCCTGACGCGCGAGGCGTTTCTGGCCCAAGCCCGCACCCTGCTGGACGAGCTGGTCGCCTGGCCCACCGCCCGCAAGCTTTGGCTCGCACGGATAGAACGGATGGCCGATGCGTTTCTGGTCAGCGAAGAGCAGCGCCGCGCCATCGCCAACCCCATCGCGTTTGAGGCCAAGCTGAAACAGCGCCTTGATCCGCTGGATTTCGAACTGGTGGGCCGCGCCGACCGGATTGATCAGAACGCGCGCGGCGACCTGTACATTTATGATTACAAAACCGGCGCCCCGCCGACGGCTGCGCAGCAATCGAAGTTCGACAAACAGCTGCTGATCGAAGCGGCGATGGCCGAAGAAGGCGGGCTTGAGGGGAAGGACCCGATGCAGGTTGCCGCCGCCGTCTTCATCGGTGTGGGCGGCTCGTTCAAAGAGGTGCCCGCGCCGCTGGACAAGGAACCACCCGCCAAGGTCTGGGCCGAACTGCGCGAGCTGATTGAGGCATACTTTGACCAGGAACAGGGTTACACCGCGCGCCGCATGCTACACCGCGATACGGACATTGGCGATTACGACCACCTGTCCCGCTTTGGCGAATGGGACCGCACGACCGAGGCCACGCCCGAGGATCTGACATGA
- the addA gene encoding double-strand break repair helicase AddA — translation MSQRNEATQKQVTAAQPNASTWLSANAGSGKTRVLTDRVARLLLSDVQPQHILCLTYTKAAASEMQNRLFKRLGEWAMLPDEKLYSQLNDLGVDGVVNTDRLSHARTLFARAIETPGGLKIQTIHSFCASLLRRFPLEAGVSPQFSEMEDRSAALLREEIVEALAEGDQAHLVDDIARYVTDTGFDGLTQAITQKRDAFTGAVDWAALMGCFELPADFDEQALLDRVYLGGELELISAIRPLLTDSGGNNAKAAAKLAGFTDRTLATLPILESVLLTGAGAKEPFTAKLNGFPTKALREGAMAAQMPQLEALMRRVEDAREQRLALVAARKSLALHRFASVFLPEYERRKQLRGWLDFDDLILKARQLLNDPSVAAWVLYRLDGGIDHILVDEAQDTSPAQWDVIEKLAQEFTSGEGARSDVERTIFVVGDKKQSIYSFQGADPEAFDRMQQEFGHRLEEADSHLVSLTLEYSFRSSAAVLGLVDQVFDGKVEAGFHDEAKHKAFKAALPGRVDIWPVVEKVDDDDDRPWTDPVDRPSAQHHTVILAEQVARAIKRMIDEGETIPEDGSGPGKFVRRRVKPGDFMILVQRRSDLFAEIIRACKAAGLPIAGADRLKVGAELAVKDLAALLSFLATPEDDLSLATVLKSPLLGWSEQQLFDLAHRRTDKYLWPALRNRAEEFPETLAVLNDLRGMTDFLRPYDLIERILTRHGGRQKLLGRLGAEAEDGINALLSQALAYERTDIPSLTGFLVWMQTDDLEIKRQMGGVGNMIRVMTVHGSKGLESPIVILPDTGARRAPTDDEIMMAGDMPLWKVSRDVSPGAIAQARTEAQARQMNERLRLLYVALTRAEKWLIVAAAGDLDKSGDSWYQMVESAMREKGAEAIPNTTIQRLQHGDWSGLALREEQAPEKTTVTLPDHFRSRAPAPVPSPATISPSDLGGAKALAGDMGLDEETAKLRGTRIHTLLEHLPGIAPTAWRQVGAQLLPDLTSAEFDDVFNEAQRVFIADDLTHVFARDTLAEVPISATLGEARMHGIIDRLIVTDGHVQAIDFKTNATVPEIAEGCPSGLLRQMGAYAQALAQIYPGREIRTAILWTRTATLMPLPHDLVTDALRNTQIS, via the coding sequence ATGAGCCAGCGCAACGAAGCCACCCAGAAACAGGTGACGGCAGCACAGCCCAACGCCTCGACCTGGCTGTCGGCCAACGCGGGCTCGGGCAAGACGCGCGTTCTGACCGACCGTGTGGCGCGGCTGCTGCTGAGCGACGTGCAGCCGCAGCACATCCTGTGCCTGACCTACACCAAGGCCGCCGCGTCCGAGATGCAGAACCGGCTGTTCAAACGCCTGGGCGAATGGGCGATGTTGCCGGACGAAAAGCTCTATTCCCAACTGAACGACCTTGGTGTCGATGGCGTCGTGAATACTGACCGGCTGTCTCATGCGCGCACGCTCTTTGCCCGCGCGATTGAAACTCCCGGTGGATTGAAAATCCAGACGATCCACTCGTTCTGTGCCTCGCTCCTGCGGCGTTTCCCGCTCGAGGCCGGGGTGAGCCCGCAGTTCTCGGAAATGGAGGATCGGTCCGCCGCCCTGTTACGCGAAGAGATCGTCGAGGCGCTGGCCGAGGGAGATCAAGCGCATCTGGTAGACGACATTGCACGTTATGTGACGGATACGGGCTTTGACGGGCTGACACAGGCGATCACACAAAAACGCGATGCGTTTACAGGCGCGGTTGATTGGGCTGCGCTGATGGGCTGTTTCGAATTGCCTGCCGACTTTGACGAACAGGCCCTTTTGGATCGCGTCTATCTGGGCGGTGAGCTGGAGTTGATCTCGGCCATCCGTCCCTTGTTGACCGACAGCGGCGGCAACAATGCCAAGGCGGCGGCCAAACTGGCCGGATTCACCGATCGAACTCTGGCCACCTTGCCCATACTGGAAAGCGTGCTGCTCACTGGTGCTGGGGCCAAAGAGCCATTCACAGCCAAGTTAAACGGCTTCCCCACCAAAGCCCTGCGCGAAGGTGCAATGGCGGCGCAAATGCCACAGCTTGAGGCGCTGATGCGCCGGGTCGAAGACGCCCGCGAGCAGCGATTGGCACTTGTGGCGGCGCGTAAATCGCTGGCGTTACATCGGTTTGCCAGCGTCTTTTTACCGGAGTACGAACGCCGCAAGCAGCTGCGCGGGTGGCTCGATTTTGACGATCTGATCCTGAAAGCGCGTCAGCTGCTGAACGATCCCTCAGTGGCGGCTTGGGTACTTTATCGTCTGGACGGCGGCATCGACCATATCCTGGTGGACGAGGCGCAGGATACCAGCCCCGCGCAATGGGACGTGATTGAAAAGCTGGCGCAGGAATTCACCAGTGGTGAGGGCGCGCGATCGGATGTTGAACGCACGATCTTTGTGGTCGGCGACAAGAAACAGTCGATCTATTCCTTTCAGGGCGCAGACCCCGAAGCGTTTGACCGGATGCAGCAGGAATTTGGGCACAGACTTGAAGAGGCCGACTCTCACTTGGTGAGTTTGACGCTGGAATACTCCTTCCGATCCTCTGCCGCGGTACTGGGGCTGGTCGATCAGGTTTTCGATGGCAAAGTCGAGGCCGGTTTTCATGACGAGGCCAAGCACAAGGCGTTCAAAGCCGCCCTGCCCGGCCGCGTCGACATCTGGCCGGTGGTCGAAAAGGTCGACGATGACGACGACCGCCCCTGGACCGATCCCGTCGACCGGCCCAGCGCGCAGCATCACACAGTGATCCTGGCCGAACAGGTTGCCCGCGCCATCAAGCGGATGATTGATGAGGGTGAGACGATTCCCGAAGACGGCTCTGGACCAGGGAAATTTGTGCGCAGGCGGGTTAAACCAGGGGATTTCATGATCCTGGTGCAGCGGCGGTCTGACCTTTTTGCCGAGATCATCCGCGCCTGTAAGGCCGCTGGCCTGCCCATCGCAGGCGCCGACCGGCTCAAAGTGGGTGCGGAACTGGCGGTCAAGGATCTGGCCGCCCTGCTCAGCTTTCTCGCCACGCCCGAGGATGATCTGTCACTGGCCACAGTTTTGAAATCACCCCTATTGGGATGGAGCGAGCAACAGCTATTTGATTTGGCTCACCGCAGGACGGACAAGTACCTGTGGCCCGCGCTGCGCAACCGTGCCGAAGAGTTTCCCGAGACGCTTGCCGTTCTCAATGACCTGCGCGGCATGACCGATTTTCTACGGCCCTATGACCTGATCGAACGCATCCTGACGCGGCACGGCGGTCGGCAAAAGCTGCTGGGGCGACTAGGCGCCGAGGCCGAAGATGGGATCAACGCGCTGCTCAGCCAGGCCCTGGCTTATGAGCGGACGGATATTCCCAGCCTCACAGGCTTCCTGGTGTGGATGCAGACCGACGACCTTGAGATCAAACGCCAGATGGGTGGCGTGGGTAACATGATCCGGGTGATGACGGTGCACGGCTCCAAAGGGCTGGAATCGCCCATTGTGATCCTGCCCGACACGGGTGCGCGGCGTGCCCCCACGGATGACGAGATCATGATGGCGGGCGACATGCCGTTGTGGAAGGTGTCACGCGATGTCTCGCCGGGTGCTATTGCGCAGGCACGAACCGAGGCGCAAGCGCGGCAGATGAACGAGCGGCTGCGCTTGCTTTATGTTGCGCTGACGCGCGCCGAAAAGTGGCTGATCGTTGCAGCTGCGGGAGATTTGGATAAATCCGGCGACAGTTGGTACCAGATGGTCGAAAGCGCGATGCGCGAAAAGGGTGCCGAGGCAATCCCCAATACCACAATTCAGCGGTTGCAGCATGGCGATTGGTCCGGCCTGGCCCTGCGCGAAGAGCAAGCGCCTGAGAAAACCACTGTCACCCTGCCCGACCATTTCAGAAGCCGCGCCCCTGCCCCGGTTCCGTCACCGGCGACGATCAGCCCGTCGGATCTGGGTGGAGCCAAGGCCTTGGCTGGTGACATGGGTCTGGATGAGGAAACCGCCAAGCTACGAGGCACACGAATCCATACGCTTTTGGAGCATCTGCCGGGAATCGCACCCACAGCCTGGCGACAAGTTGGCGCGCAACTGCTGCCCGATTTGACCAGCGCGGAGTTTGACGATGTGTTCAACGAGGCGCAGCGCGTTTTTATCGCCGATGACCTGACCCATGTCTTTGCCAGGGATACCTTGGCCGAGGTTCCGATCTCGGCCACACTGGGAGAGGCCCGGATGCATGGTATCATCGACCGGCTGATCGTGACGGACGGCCATGTTCAGGCCATTGATTTCAAAACAAATGCCACGGTGCCCGAGATTGCCGAGGGCTGCCCCAGCGGGCTGCTGCGGCAGATGGGGGCCTATGCTCAGGCGCTGGCGCAGATCTATCCGGGGCGTGAAATCCGCACTGCGATCTTGTGGACACGGACCGCTACGTTGATGCCGCTGCCACACGATCTTGTGACAGATGCATTACGAAACACCCAGATATCTTGA
- the trxA gene encoding thioredoxin produces the protein MSTVAVTDATFDAEVKNSDIPVVVDFWAEWCGPCKQIGPALEELAAQYDGKVKIAKVDVDNNPNSAAAMGVRGIPALFIFKDGQVVSNRAGAAPKAALESWINDSI, from the coding sequence ATGTCCACCGTAGCCGTCACCGACGCAACCTTCGACGCCGAAGTCAAAAACTCGGACATCCCCGTAGTGGTGGATTTCTGGGCCGAATGGTGCGGTCCGTGCAAACAGATCGGCCCCGCTCTGGAAGAGCTGGCCGCGCAATACGACGGCAAGGTGAAAATCGCCAAGGTCGACGTCGACAACAACCCGAACTCGGCCGCTGCAATGGGCGTGCGTGGCATCCCTGCGCTGTTCATCTTCAAAGACGGTCAGGTTGTGTCGAATCGCGCCGGCGCTGCCCCCAAAGCGGCGCTGGAAAGCTGGATCAACGACTCGATCTAA
- a CDS encoding Lin0512 family protein, translated as MAKTRVLVEFGMGSSLRREDYTEAALRALKDALWHNSVNMAELFDFPKEAMIIDAEIGVQKPDQVDVDALLSIFPYGQPSITVVEGGLDIEKPHTDGRTIMANAAIVVSFDMEPAQ; from the coding sequence ATGGCCAAGACACGGGTTCTGGTGGAATTTGGCATGGGCAGCTCGCTCAGGCGCGAGGATTACACCGAAGCGGCGCTCAGGGCGTTGAAAGACGCACTGTGGCACAACTCGGTCAACATGGCCGAGCTGTTCGATTTTCCCAAAGAGGCGATGATCATTGACGCCGAGATTGGGGTGCAGAAGCCTGATCAGGTGGATGTCGACGCGCTGCTCAGCATCTTTCCCTACGGCCAGCCCAGCATCACGGTGGTCGAGGGTGGACTGGACATCGAAAAGCCGCACACGGACGGGCGCACAATCATGGCCAATGCGGCGATTGTCGTGTCCTTTGACATGGAGCCAGCCCAATGA
- a CDS encoding Lin0512 family protein, whose product MTEKRIILEMGMGNDLYGQDYTKAARRAVQDALHHSSITLFSKLGVDHTEMRVQVTIGVQDPDAVDCDLVAADLPRGRAEVRAVKGGLDVSDAEAGTRHVVATAAVEAWVPDMAGKWVQSPK is encoded by the coding sequence ATGACCGAGAAACGTATCATCCTGGAAATGGGCATGGGCAACGACCTTTATGGTCAGGACTATACCAAGGCCGCGCGCCGCGCCGTTCAGGACGCGCTGCATCACTCGTCGATCACGTTGTTTTCCAAGCTGGGCGTCGATCACACCGAAATGCGGGTGCAGGTGACGATTGGTGTGCAGGACCCGGATGCGGTGGATTGCGATCTGGTGGCGGCCGATCTGCCGCGCGGTCGGGCCGAGGTGCGCGCGGTCAAAGGTGGATTGGATGTTTCGGATGCCGAAGCGGGAACGCGACACGTCGTGGCCACAGCTGCGGTCGAGGCCTGGGTGCCCGACATGGCAGGTAAATGGGTGCAGAGCCCCAAATAG
- a CDS encoding DUF1127 domain-containing protein has protein sequence MANVATNTVPFGAVATLRVVNAFVSVKESITEWNEARKTRKALSNLSDEMLSDIGLSRAEIANI, from the coding sequence ATGGCAAACGTAGCCACCAACACCGTGCCTTTCGGAGCAGTCGCAACTCTCCGTGTGGTCAACGCATTCGTGTCCGTCAAAGAGTCCATCACCGAATGGAACGAGGCCCGCAAAACACGCAAAGCTCTGTCCAACCTGTCGGACGAAATGCTGAGCGACATCGGCCTGAGCCGCGCCGAGATCGCAAACATCTGA
- the hslV gene encoding ATP-dependent protease subunit HslV: MADDQFPGWHGTTIIGVKKGGEVVIAGDGQVSLGQTVIKGTARKVRRLSPGGCDVVCGFAGSTADAFTLLERLETKLEATPGQLARASVELAKDWRTDKYLQKLEAMLIVTDGTDMFVITGAGDVLEPEHNVAAIGSGGNFALAAARGMMDTDKDAEAVARDAMAIAADICVYTNGKLTVEKIGG; this comes from the coding sequence ATGGCAGACGATCAATTCCCCGGTTGGCACGGCACAACCATCATCGGCGTGAAAAAGGGCGGTGAGGTCGTGATCGCGGGCGACGGGCAGGTGAGCCTGGGACAGACCGTCATCAAGGGCACGGCGCGTAAGGTGCGCCGCCTGTCGCCGGGCGGGTGCGATGTGGTCTGTGGCTTTGCCGGATCAACGGCGGACGCTTTCACCCTGCTGGAGCGCCTGGAAACCAAGCTGGAAGCAACTCCGGGTCAGTTGGCGCGCGCGAGCGTTGAGCTGGCCAAAGATTGGCGCACCGACAAATACCTGCAAAAGCTTGAAGCGATGCTGATCGTAACCGACGGCACGGACATGTTCGTGATCACCGGGGCAGGGGACGTGCTGGAACCCGAACACAACGTCGCCGCCATCGGATCTGGCGGCAATTTCGCACTGGCAGCAGCGCGCGGCATGATGGACACCGACAAGGATGCCGAAGCAGTAGCGCGAGATGCCATGGCGATTGCGGCGGACATCTGTGTTTATACCAACGGTAAGCTGACCGTCGAAAAAATCGGGGGCTGA